Proteins found in one Nocardia brasiliensis ATCC 700358 genomic segment:
- a CDS encoding maleate cis-trans isomerase family protein has protein sequence MELSFPDIEGPVAQRGIGIIAPFDLALERELWRWAPMEVSLHLARTPYEPVPVSLAMAELVSNPAHLTTATRDVLHVEPEVVAYLCTSGSFIKGLEYERSLRETICAAGALDAVTTSGALLEAIRHLDITRLSVLTPYDEVLTGKLHEFLGEAGCSVIRSDHLGLGGGIWKVNYRTIAERIVGANDPQAQAIFVSCTNLPTYDVIEPLEQALGKPVLTANQLTMWACLGRMKLPMMGPGKWLLNVF, from the coding sequence ATGGAACTCAGCTTCCCGGATATCGAGGGCCCGGTCGCACAGCGGGGCATCGGTATCATCGCGCCGTTCGACCTCGCGCTCGAGCGCGAACTCTGGCGCTGGGCGCCGATGGAGGTGAGCCTGCATCTGGCCCGCACCCCCTATGAACCGGTCCCCGTCTCCTTGGCGATGGCCGAACTCGTCTCGAACCCGGCGCATTTGACCACCGCGACCCGCGACGTGCTGCACGTCGAGCCGGAAGTGGTGGCGTACCTGTGCACCTCGGGCAGTTTCATCAAGGGACTCGAATACGAACGATCCCTACGGGAAACCATTTGCGCCGCAGGCGCATTGGACGCGGTGACCACCTCGGGTGCGTTGCTCGAGGCGATCCGGCACCTCGACATCACCCGGCTCTCGGTGCTCACGCCGTACGACGAGGTGCTGACCGGCAAGCTGCACGAGTTCCTCGGCGAGGCCGGGTGCAGCGTCATCCGCTCCGACCATCTCGGCCTGGGCGGCGGCATCTGGAAAGTCAACTACCGCACCATCGCCGAGCGCATCGTCGGCGCGAACGACCCGCAGGCTCAGGCGATCTTCGTCAGCTGCACCAACCTGCCCACCTACGACGTGATCGAACCGCTGGAACAGGCCCTCGGCAAACCCGTCCTCACCGCCAACCAGCTCACCATGTGGGCCTGCCTCGGCCGGATGAAGCTGCCGATGATGGGCCCGGGCAAATGGCTACTGAACGTCTTCTGA
- a CDS encoding maleate cis-trans isomerase family protein, whose translation MHTTTVGFIYPDHAAEDDYPRAAAVLGADLPVAHIYGTDLHAVPELLDLGSPDKLRHGAELLAPHRPQAVVWACTSGSFVYGPRGAREQVDALAAAAGVPATSTSLAFVDAVHALGLDSVAIAASYPGEVARLFVEFLADAGIRVVAMRSAGIDTAAEVGTLDAAQVRQLAVANDHPEAQALLIPDTAMHTLAVLPELEAALGKPVLTANQVTIWAGLRLAGRTATCPALGTLFTERHAHAAR comes from the coding sequence ATGCACACCACCACAGTCGGTTTCATCTACCCCGATCACGCGGCCGAGGACGACTACCCGCGGGCCGCCGCGGTCCTCGGCGCGGACCTGCCGGTGGCCCATATCTACGGCACCGACCTGCACGCCGTCCCCGAACTGCTGGATCTGGGTAGCCCGGACAAGCTGCGCCACGGCGCCGAACTGCTCGCCCCGCACCGGCCGCAAGCCGTGGTCTGGGCTTGTACCTCAGGCAGTTTCGTCTACGGTCCACGCGGGGCGCGCGAGCAGGTCGACGCGCTGGCCGCCGCCGCGGGCGTGCCCGCGACCAGCACCAGCCTCGCCTTCGTCGACGCGGTGCACGCGCTCGGCCTGGACTCCGTCGCCATCGCCGCCAGCTATCCGGGCGAGGTCGCGCGGTTGTTCGTCGAATTCCTCGCCGACGCGGGCATCCGCGTCGTCGCCATGCGCAGCGCGGGCATCGACACCGCCGCCGAGGTCGGCACGCTGGACGCCGCACAGGTCCGGCAACTGGCCGTCGCCAACGATCACCCCGAGGCCCAGGCGCTGCTCATCCCGGACACGGCCATGCATACGCTGGCCGTGCTGCCGGAACTGGAAGCCGCCCTCGGCAAGCCGGTGCTGACCGCCAACCAGGTCACCATCTGGGCCGGGCTGCGACTGGCAGGCCGCACCGCGACCTGTCCAGCCCTCGGCACCCTGTTCACAGAAAGGCACGCCCATGCCGCTCGTTGA
- a CDS encoding GntR family transcriptional regulator: protein MPLVEIEPVSRQSTAEVIADRLREAIMRGSFAPGDQLGEADLAARFDVSRGPVREAMQRLVSEGLLHSIRHRGIFVIDLTLDDVADIYHARTAIEGGALELILDGRREIAYAALGESVDQMCAAAENGDAAGLSDADQAFHVALVDSAGSPRLARAARTLLIETRMCLGALQTTNPDLHEQAREHVELRDAIGAGPAARARKLLVEHMRCAVQAIAADRSQQLK from the coding sequence ATGCCGCTCGTTGAGATCGAGCCGGTCAGCAGGCAGTCGACGGCCGAGGTGATCGCCGACCGGCTGCGCGAGGCGATCATGCGCGGCAGCTTCGCGCCCGGCGACCAGCTCGGCGAGGCCGACCTCGCCGCCCGCTTCGACGTGTCCCGCGGGCCGGTCCGCGAGGCCATGCAGCGACTCGTGTCCGAGGGTCTGCTGCACAGCATCCGGCACCGCGGCATCTTCGTCATCGACCTCACCCTCGACGACGTCGCCGACATCTACCACGCCAGGACCGCCATCGAGGGCGGCGCGCTCGAGCTGATCCTGGACGGCCGCCGCGAGATCGCCTACGCGGCGCTGGGCGAGAGCGTCGACCAGATGTGCGCGGCCGCCGAAAACGGTGACGCCGCCGGCCTTTCCGACGCCGATCAGGCCTTCCACGTCGCGCTGGTCGACAGCGCGGGCAGCCCGCGACTGGCCCGCGCCGCCCGCACCCTGCTGATCGAGACCCGAATGTGCCTGGGCGCCTTGCAAACCACCAATCCGGATCTGCACGAGCAAGCCCGCGAACACGTCGAACTCCGGGACGCGATCGGCGCCGGACCCGCCGCCCGCGCACGCAAGCTGCTGGTCGAACACATGCGCTGCGCCGTCCAGGCGATCGCCGCCGACCGGAGTCAGCAGCTGAAGTAG
- a CDS encoding EF-hand domain-containing protein, with protein sequence MSEHPVDTFALWDRDGDGFVSVEDITAGIRAQGVEVDDAAVERLVAAADTNGDFLVSRAEFDAALAGGRIEVTDADAAFRVFDANQDGRISVEELESLIRHVGGGRIDEPAADLLAAADQDNDGYLSLPEFRTLLDFLSR encoded by the coding sequence ATGAGTGAGCATCCGGTCGATACGTTCGCGCTATGGGACCGTGACGGTGACGGTTTCGTCTCGGTCGAGGACATCACCGCCGGAATCCGTGCGCAGGGTGTGGAAGTCGATGACGCGGCGGTCGAACGCCTGGTCGCGGCCGCCGACACCAACGGCGACTTCCTGGTCTCCCGAGCCGAATTCGATGCGGCGCTGGCCGGCGGCCGCATCGAGGTCACCGATGCCGATGCCGCTTTCCGGGTTTTCGACGCCAACCAGGACGGCCGCATCTCCGTCGAGGAACTCGAATCCCTCATCCGGCACGTCGGCGGCGGCCGGATCGACGAACCGGCCGCCGATCTCCTGGCCGCCGCGGACCAGGACAACGACGGCTACCTCTCGCTCCCCGAATTCCGCACCCTGCTGGACTTCCTGTCCCGCTGA
- a CDS encoding DUF4345 domain-containing protein produces the protein MAAALKWLSLVMGVACVAIGVFHLAAGIDGIPDMGSSGVTADSQTRFFGAIFLGYGVVWIWAARQRPIPATVIRWLAGIFLLGAVGRLISVAVYGWPHWFQIVLTALEVALPPLYFWLASADEKRLGTTSPVRNTPAFG, from the coding sequence ATGGCTGCCGCACTGAAATGGCTTTCTCTCGTGATGGGTGTCGCCTGCGTCGCGATCGGCGTGTTCCACCTGGCGGCAGGCATCGACGGAATACCCGATATGGGCTCGTCCGGCGTCACGGCCGACAGCCAGACCCGGTTCTTCGGCGCGATCTTCCTCGGCTACGGCGTCGTCTGGATCTGGGCCGCACGGCAGCGGCCGATCCCCGCGACCGTGATCCGCTGGCTCGCGGGGATCTTCCTGCTGGGCGCGGTCGGCCGGCTCATCTCCGTCGCCGTCTACGGCTGGCCGCACTGGTTCCAGATCGTCCTCACCGCGCTCGAGGTCGCCTTGCCCCCGCTGTACTTCTGGCTGGCGAGCGCGGACGAAAAGCGCCTCGGCACAACCTCTCCGGTGCGCAACACCCCCGCTTTCGGCTGA
- a CDS encoding TetR/AcrR family transcriptional regulator, producing MSTRRRLSPDARRQVLLDAGARLFAERAYDAVLMEDVAAAAGVSRALLYRHFPSKRELFAGVYEQAANQLLIDTPLDRDAPLADQLAAGLTTHFDYFEANANSVLAANRVLAEDPTIQAIIAGELGELRRRLLEALGVEEPVRTQVSSALLSWLTFVRVLTVEWLENQHYSRDELLEISMGALLGALQPILGPDIATAETAAPQ from the coding sequence ATGAGCACCCGCCGTCGCCTGTCCCCGGACGCACGCCGCCAGGTGCTGCTGGACGCGGGCGCGCGCTTGTTCGCCGAGCGCGCCTACGACGCGGTGCTGATGGAAGACGTCGCGGCGGCGGCAGGAGTCTCCAGGGCGCTGCTCTATCGCCACTTCCCGAGCAAGCGCGAACTCTTCGCGGGCGTCTACGAGCAGGCCGCGAACCAACTCCTGATCGACACGCCCCTCGACCGCGACGCACCGCTGGCCGACCAACTCGCCGCAGGCCTGACGACCCATTTCGACTACTTCGAGGCGAACGCCAACAGTGTGCTCGCGGCGAACCGGGTACTCGCCGAGGATCCGACGATCCAGGCGATCATCGCGGGCGAACTCGGCGAACTGCGCCGCAGGCTCCTCGAGGCGCTCGGTGTCGAGGAGCCGGTGCGCACCCAGGTGTCCTCGGCGCTGCTGAGCTGGCTCACCTTCGTCCGGGTACTCACCGTCGAATGGCTGGAGAACCAGCACTATTCACGCGACGAGTTGCTCGAGATCAGCATGGGCGCGCTGCTCGGCGCACTACAGCCGATCCTCGGGCCCGATATCGCAACCGCCGAAACCGCTGCGCCGCAGTAG
- the truB gene encoding tRNA pseudouridine(55) synthase TruB, with protein sequence MAGLGGLLIVDKDGGWTSHDVVAKCRKLLHTKKVGHAGTLDPMATGVLVLGVDRATKLLGLLTLTTKAYTATIRLGQATSTDDAEGEVLTTTSALHLADAEIDAHTAKLTGDIDQVPATVSAIKVDGERAYARHRAGEDVQLAARPVTVSRFDILGRRDVAVGEFVDLDVVVECSSGTYIRALARDLGAALGVGGHLTALRRTRVGPFTLEHARTLDELAVAAESDGSLLSLDMDEAVRTAFPHREIDESQAEDLRNGRWLEPVGLRGVYAAIDPAGRAIALLQESGKRAASVMVVRPSNL encoded by the coding sequence ATGGCCGGTCTCGGCGGGTTGCTGATCGTCGACAAGGACGGTGGCTGGACCAGTCACGACGTCGTCGCGAAATGCCGGAAACTGCTGCACACCAAGAAGGTCGGGCATGCGGGCACGCTCGATCCGATGGCCACCGGCGTGCTCGTGCTCGGCGTGGACCGCGCGACCAAGCTGCTCGGTCTGCTCACCCTCACCACCAAGGCGTACACCGCGACGATCCGGCTCGGTCAGGCCACCAGCACCGACGACGCCGAGGGCGAGGTGCTCACCACCACCTCGGCGCTGCATCTCGCCGATGCCGAAATCGACGCGCACACCGCGAAACTCACCGGTGACATCGATCAGGTGCCCGCCACTGTGAGCGCGATCAAGGTGGACGGCGAACGCGCCTACGCCCGGCACCGCGCGGGCGAGGACGTGCAGTTGGCCGCCCGGCCGGTCACGGTGTCCCGGTTCGACATTCTCGGCCGCCGCGACGTGGCCGTAGGCGAGTTCGTCGATCTCGACGTGGTCGTCGAATGTTCGTCCGGCACCTACATTCGGGCGCTGGCGCGCGACCTGGGCGCGGCGCTCGGCGTCGGCGGGCATCTGACCGCGTTGCGCCGCACCAGGGTCGGCCCGTTCACCCTCGAACATGCGCGCACCCTGGACGAATTGGCGGTGGCCGCCGAATCGGACGGTTCGTTGCTCAGCCTCGACATGGACGAGGCCGTGCGAACCGCCTTCCCGCACCGCGAGATCGACGAGAGCCAGGCGGAAGATCTGCGCAACGGCCGCTGGCTCGAGCCGGTCGGCCTGCGCGGCGTCTACGCGGCGATCGATCCGGCGGGCCGGGCGATCGCGCTGCTCCAGGAGAGCGGCAAGCGGGCCGCGTCGGTCATGGTCGTGCGGCCGTCCAACCTGTAG
- the npt gene encoding 4'-phosphopantetheinyl transferase Npt has translation MIENILPAGVASAELLKYPADLTAYPAEEHLIAKAVEKRRRDFIGARHCARLALAELGEPPVAIGKGERGAPIWPRGIVGSLTHCDGYRAAALGHKLRFRSIGIDAEPHAELPEGVLDSVSLPPEREWLRATDSPLHLDRLIFCAKEATFKAWWPLTLRWLGFEDAHITFELEDNAVGAGRGTFHSQILVPGQTNDGGVPLLSFDGKWQIVDGFILTAIVHA, from the coding sequence ATGATCGAGAACATATTGCCCGCGGGGGTTGCGTCGGCCGAGCTGCTGAAGTACCCGGCGGACCTGACGGCGTATCCGGCGGAAGAGCATCTCATCGCGAAGGCCGTGGAGAAGCGGCGGCGGGACTTCATCGGCGCCCGGCACTGTGCGCGCCTGGCGCTGGCCGAGCTGGGCGAGCCGCCGGTGGCGATCGGCAAGGGCGAGCGCGGCGCGCCGATCTGGCCGCGCGGGATCGTCGGCAGCCTCACCCACTGCGACGGGTACCGGGCCGCGGCGCTCGGGCACAAGCTGCGCTTCCGTTCGATCGGGATCGACGCCGAGCCGCACGCGGAACTGCCGGAGGGCGTACTGGATTCGGTTTCGCTGCCGCCGGAGCGCGAATGGTTGCGCGCGACGGATTCCCCGCTGCACCTGGACCGCCTGATCTTCTGCGCGAAGGAGGCGACGTTCAAGGCGTGGTGGCCGCTCACCCTGCGCTGGCTGGGCTTCGAGGACGCGCACATCACCTTCGAGCTCGAGGACAATGCCGTCGGCGCCGGCCGCGGCACGTTCCACAGCCAGATCCTGGTACCCGGTCAGACGAATGACGGTGGCGTGCCGCTGTTGTCGTTCGACGGCAAGTGGCAGATCGTCGACGGGTTCATCCTCACCGCGATCGTGCACGCCTGA
- a CDS encoding metallophosphoesterase family protein — protein sequence MIPKLMAVSDIHVGHQGNRPVVEQIKADSPEDWLIVAGDVGEKTDDIRWALELLRGRFAKVIWVPGNHELWTTAKDPVQMTGAARYDYLVSICRDLDVLTPEDPFPAWEGAGAEQHGGSVTLAPMFVLYDYTWLPEGATTKAEGLAIARDRNVVATDEYLLSPDPYLTRDAWCNARVQVTKRKLDALPEGTPLVLINHFPLVRQPTDVLFYPEFALWCGTDQTADWHTRYNVVCSVYGHLHIPRTSHYDGVRFEEVSLGYPREWQRRGLPDRLLRQILPAPEYPPGTLNEWGGHFQVTPEMKAAAEEMRLKARRRRGL from the coding sequence GTGATACCCAAGTTGATGGCGGTGAGCGACATTCATGTCGGGCACCAGGGGAATCGGCCGGTCGTCGAGCAGATCAAGGCCGACTCGCCGGAGGACTGGCTGATCGTGGCCGGGGACGTGGGGGAGAAGACCGACGACATCCGGTGGGCGCTGGAGCTGCTGCGTGGCCGGTTCGCCAAGGTGATCTGGGTGCCGGGCAACCACGAACTGTGGACCACGGCGAAGGACCCGGTGCAGATGACCGGCGCCGCCCGCTACGACTACCTGGTGTCGATCTGCCGCGATCTCGACGTGCTGACCCCGGAGGACCCCTTCCCGGCGTGGGAGGGCGCGGGCGCGGAGCAGCACGGCGGCTCGGTGACGCTGGCGCCGATGTTCGTGCTCTACGACTACACCTGGCTGCCCGAGGGCGCGACCACCAAGGCCGAGGGCCTCGCGATCGCGCGGGACCGCAATGTGGTCGCCACCGACGAGTACCTGCTCTCCCCGGACCCGTATCTGACCCGCGACGCCTGGTGCAACGCCCGCGTGCAGGTCACCAAGCGCAAGCTGGATGCGCTGCCCGAGGGCACGCCGCTGGTGCTGATCAACCACTTCCCGCTGGTCCGCCAGCCGACGGACGTGCTGTTCTATCCCGAGTTCGCGCTCTGGTGCGGCACCGACCAGACCGCCGACTGGCACACCCGCTACAACGTGGTCTGCTCGGTCTACGGTCACCTGCACATCCCGCGCACCTCGCACTACGACGGCGTCCGCTTCGAAGAGGTATCGCTCGGCTATCCGCGCGAATGGCAGCGCCGCGGCCTCCCGGACCGCCTGCTCCGCCAGATCCTGCCCGCCCCGGAGTACCCGCCGGGCACCCTCAACGAGTGGGGCGGCCACTTCCAGGTCACCCCCGAGATGAAGGCCGCCGCCGAAGAAATGCGCCTGAAGGCCCGCCGCCGCCGCGGCCTCTGA
- a CDS encoding MATE family efflux transporter, whose protein sequence is MVAEPAVQAGPGRILGLAIPTLGVLVAEPLYLLFDLAVVGRLGALALAGLAVGGLILAQVSSQLTFLSYGTTARAARRHGAGDERGAVAEGVQATWLAIGVGLAILVLVQLCAVPLTTAISGGGDIAGEALLWVRVALFGVPLILISMAGNGWLRGIQETRRPLIYVVAGLAISGVLCPVLVHGLLGAPRMELPGSAVANVIGQLVMAALFLNTLVRQRVPLAPHWSVMRAQLVLGRDLIVRSLAFQACFVSAAAVASRFGAASVAAHQLVLQLWNFLALTLDSLAIAAQTLVGAALGANDAAGARTLARRVTQWSEIFSLGLAACFAAGAVLIPQLFTDDPAVLDRTHVAWWFFVGIIPVAGIVFALDGVLLGAGDAAYLRTSTLGSALLGFLPAIWLSLAFDWGIAGIWAGLVAFMVLRLAAVSWRAASGRWAQVGAEVPGRGQSVG, encoded by the coding sequence GTGGTCGCCGAGCCTGCGGTGCAGGCGGGTCCGGGGCGGATTCTCGGGTTGGCGATTCCGACGCTCGGTGTGCTCGTCGCCGAACCGCTGTATCTGCTGTTCGATCTGGCGGTGGTCGGGCGGTTGGGGGCGCTCGCGCTGGCGGGGCTCGCGGTCGGTGGATTGATTCTGGCGCAGGTGAGTTCGCAGCTGACGTTTCTGTCCTATGGGACGACGGCGCGGGCGGCGCGCAGGCACGGCGCGGGGGACGAGCGCGGCGCGGTGGCCGAAGGTGTGCAGGCGACGTGGTTGGCGATCGGTGTGGGACTGGCGATTCTGGTGCTGGTCCAGTTGTGCGCGGTTCCGCTGACCACCGCGATCTCGGGCGGCGGGGATATCGCCGGCGAGGCCCTGCTGTGGGTACGGGTGGCGCTGTTCGGGGTGCCGCTCATCTTGATCTCCATGGCGGGCAACGGATGGTTGCGCGGCATACAGGAAACGCGCCGCCCGCTGATTTACGTCGTTGCCGGGCTTGCGATTTCGGGAGTGTTGTGCCCGGTACTGGTGCACGGGCTGCTCGGCGCGCCCCGGATGGAGTTGCCCGGTTCGGCGGTCGCGAACGTGATCGGCCAGCTGGTGATGGCGGCGTTGTTTCTGAATACTCTTGTTCGTCAGCGGGTTCCGCTCGCGCCGCACTGGTCGGTGATGCGGGCGCAGCTGGTGCTCGGTCGCGACCTGATCGTGCGCAGCCTCGCCTTCCAAGCCTGCTTCGTGTCGGCCGCTGCGGTGGCGTCGCGCTTCGGCGCGGCCTCGGTCGCGGCGCACCAGCTGGTGCTGCAACTCTGGAATTTCCTTGCGCTGACCCTGGATTCGCTCGCCATCGCCGCGCAGACCCTGGTCGGTGCCGCGCTCGGCGCGAACGACGCGGCCGGCGCGCGGACGCTGGCTCGGCGCGTCACCCAGTGGTCGGAGATCTTCTCCCTGGGGCTCGCCGCGTGTTTCGCCGCGGGCGCCGTGCTGATCCCGCAGCTGTTCACCGACGATCCCGCGGTGCTCGACCGGACTCATGTCGCGTGGTGGTTCTTCGTCGGCATCATCCCGGTCGCGGGCATCGTGTTCGCCCTCGACGGAGTCTTGCTCGGTGCGGGCGACGCGGCCTATCTGCGGACCAGCACGCTCGGCTCGGCGTTGCTCGGCTTCCTACCCGCCATCTGGCTCTCGCTGGCGTTCGACTGGGGAATCGCCGGAATCTGGGCCGGGCTGGTGGCTTTCATGGTGCTGCGGCTGGCCGCGGTGTCCTGGCGGGCGGCGTCCGGGCGCTGGGCACAGGTGGGCGCGGAGGTTCCCGGCCGCGGGCAGTCCGTCGGTTGA
- a CDS encoding DHH family phosphoesterase: MTTMRETVDLEPAVEAMKAARSVTVLCHVQPDADTVGSGLALALVLHRRGIPVWVSFAEPAELPESMRSLPGVQHLVPPAEVPAEVDLLIAVDCGSAGRLGALADRMAGAATVLVLDHHRSNTRFGTINVIDPGAESTTSLIVRVLDTWGIPIDPEVAHCLYAGLVTDTGSFRWVRPGTHVLAERLLATGIDGAEIARTLLDTHPFGWLTMLSKVLGTTQLVPQVRGGIGLVYAFVRRDDIAEVSSEEAESVIDIVRTTSEAGIAAVFKQSRTVADRWTVSLRSRDSRPGANDGVDVAEIASGLGGGGHRFAAGYTAYGTADDLVATLLAALE; this comes from the coding sequence ATGACGACGATGCGGGAAACAGTCGACCTCGAACCGGCTGTCGAGGCAATGAAAGCCGCCCGCTCGGTCACCGTCCTCTGTCATGTGCAACCGGATGCCGACACGGTCGGCAGTGGTCTCGCGCTGGCGCTGGTTCTGCACCGGCGCGGGATCCCGGTGTGGGTGTCGTTCGCCGAGCCCGCCGAGCTGCCGGAATCGATGCGGTCGCTGCCCGGTGTGCAGCACCTGGTGCCGCCGGCCGAAGTGCCCGCCGAGGTCGATCTGCTGATCGCGGTCGACTGCGGCAGCGCCGGGCGCCTCGGCGCGCTCGCCGACCGAATGGCCGGGGCCGCAACGGTTCTGGTGCTCGACCATCATCGATCCAATACCCGGTTCGGCACGATCAACGTGATCGACCCCGGTGCGGAATCGACCACCAGCCTGATCGTGCGAGTGCTCGACACCTGGGGCATTCCGATCGATCCCGAAGTGGCGCACTGCCTTTACGCGGGACTGGTGACCGATACCGGATCGTTCCGCTGGGTGCGTCCCGGTACCCACGTGCTGGCCGAGCGGCTGCTCGCCACCGGCATCGACGGCGCCGAGATCGCCCGAACCCTGTTGGACACCCACCCTTTCGGCTGGCTGACCATGCTGTCGAAGGTGCTGGGCACCACCCAGCTCGTGCCGCAGGTGCGCGGCGGCATCGGGCTGGTGTACGCGTTCGTGCGGCGCGACGATATCGCCGAGGTGAGCTCCGAAGAGGCCGAAAGCGTCATCGACATCGTCCGCACCACCTCGGAAGCGGGAATCGCCGCGGTATTCAAGCAATCTCGCACCGTCGCCGACCGTTGGACGGTGTCGCTGCGGTCCCGCGACAGCAGACCGGGCGCGAACGACGGCGTGGACGTCGCCGAGATCGCGAGCGGACTCGGCGGCGGGGGACACCGGTTCGCCGCGGGGTACACCGCCTACGGCACCGCCGACGACCTCGTCGCCACCCTCCTGGCCGCGCTGGAGTGA
- the rbfA gene encoding 30S ribosome-binding factor RbfA has translation MVDQARARRLAKRISSIVATAIEYEIKDPRLGFVTITDAKVTGDLREATVYYTVLGETLDAEPDYEGAAQGLEKAKGVLRSKVGAGTGVKFTPTLAFVLDKVPEVAADMEALLAKARAADEAVAKVAATARHAGDADPYKVERDDE, from the coding sequence ATGGTGGATCAAGCCAGGGCACGCCGACTCGCGAAGCGGATTTCCTCGATCGTGGCGACCGCGATCGAATACGAGATCAAGGATCCGCGGCTGGGTTTCGTGACCATCACCGACGCCAAGGTCACCGGCGATCTACGCGAGGCGACGGTGTACTACACGGTGCTGGGCGAAACCTTGGACGCCGAACCGGACTACGAGGGCGCGGCGCAGGGACTGGAGAAGGCCAAGGGCGTGCTGCGCTCGAAGGTCGGCGCGGGCACCGGCGTGAAGTTCACGCCGACCCTGGCGTTCGTGCTCGACAAGGTGCCCGAGGTCGCGGCGGATATGGAAGCGCTGCTGGCCAAGGCCAGGGCGGCGGACGAGGCGGTGGCCAAGGTGGCCGCGACGGCTCGGCACGCCGGTGACGCCGACCCCTACAAGGTCGAACGCGACGACGAGTGA
- a CDS encoding DUF503 domain-containing protein: protein MYLGALEFDLLLGDVHSLKEKRSVIRPILAELQRFGVSAAEGGEHDRHRRSLLGVALVSSGMDHLTEVLDRCERHVAARPELQLLAVRRRIFGPED from the coding sequence GTGTACCTGGGTGCACTGGAGTTCGACCTCCTCCTGGGGGATGTGCATTCGCTCAAGGAGAAACGCTCGGTGATCCGGCCGATCCTGGCCGAACTGCAGCGTTTCGGGGTGAGTGCGGCCGAGGGTGGGGAGCATGACCGCCATCGTCGCTCACTGCTCGGGGTCGCCTTGGTCAGTTCCGGTATGGATCACCTGACCGAGGTACTCGATCGCTGCGAGCGACACGTCGCGGCACGTCCGGAGTTACAGTTGCTGGCAGTGCGCCGCAGGATCTTCGGACCCGAAGATTGA